TCCACAGTTTCCGTTCCATGTCCCTGCGACATCGGTTCCGTGGGAAGTTTCGACTGTTTTCTGTTGATATAATAAGGTATTTGCGGGCTCAGTATGGTGTTCATTCCTTGCTTGGCAGCCTGTTTTGCGGCGGCATTAGCTCCGATCCATGCCATAATGGTGATGTCATTGCCAAGGATACTGGTATTTCCGTGAAGCACTTCGTTCCAGAATATAAGTTGGCGTTGTTGATCGGCAGGTTTGGTGGCAATGTAATCTTTTAGTTGTTTGTAGAAATAAATCTGCAAGTCTCTGAAGTTGGAAGAACCTATTTCACTCAGCAGCTTCTTGCATTCGTCATTCTTTTGCCATTTCCTTGTGGGGCATTCGTCACCGCCTAAATGAATATAATTGAATGGAAACAATTCAGTGAGTTCATCAATTACCTCTTTGGCAAACTGCATCGCTTTCGGGTTGGCTACGTTGATTACATCAGTAGAAATCCCTTGTTGTAGCCATACTTCATGTTTATCCCTTGGGTCGCACGCCAAGAACTCCGGATAAGCTGCAACGGCTGCCTGTGAATGTCCCGGAATGTCTATTTCGGGAATGATTTCTATAAATTTCTTCTTTGCATACGCTACGATTTCTTTGATATCTTTCTGAGTATAAAAGCCGCCATAACGCTCACCGTCTGGTTTCACGTCACCGTATGCAAGTACTTTGCTGTTTCTCCATGCGCCTGTCTCCGTCAGTTTGGGGTATTTCTTTATTTCGATTCTCCAGCCTTGATCTTCTGTCAGATGCCAGTGGAAACGATTCATTTTGTAGATGGCCATCATGTCGATCACTCGTTTTATCTCATCTTTACCGAAGAAATGTCTGCCTTCGTCCAGCATAAAACCTCTCCATTCGAAACGGGGAGCATCTTCAATCTCGACAGATGGGAGACTCCATTGTGAATGGTCGGACGTTGCTACGCCTGCCATTACGTTGCGGGGCA
This sequence is a window from Bacteroides thetaiotaomicron VPI-5482. Protein-coding genes within it:
- a CDS encoding beta-N-acetylhexosaminidase, coding for MKIKHFLPLLLLLGSNEMLTAQEIALTPQPAHLTVKDGRFEFGNQLKAKVTPYQGDSIRMVFESFKKELQEATGIKVSSTQKEAKARIILDLNPQLPAEAYKLNVSKKQVRIEASRPAGFYYALQTLKQLMPRNVMAGVATSDHSQWSLPSVEIEDAPRFEWRGFMLDEGRHFFGKDEIKRVIDMMAIYKMNRFHWHLTEDQGWRIEIKKYPKLTETGAWRNSKVLAYGDVKPDGERYGGFYTQKDIKEIVAYAKKKFIEIIPEIDIPGHSQAAVAAYPEFLACDPRDKHEVWLQQGISTDVINVANPKAMQFAKEVIDELTELFPFNYIHLGGDECPTRKWQKNDECKKLLSEIGSSNFRDLQIYFYKQLKDYIATKPADQQRQLIFWNEVLHGNTSILGNDITIMAWIGANAAAKQAAKQGMNTILSPQIPYYINRKQSKLPTEPMSQGHGTETVEAVYNYQPLKDVDAALQPYYKGVQANFWTEWVTEPSVLEYLMLPRLAAVAEAGWTPQEKRNYEDFKERIRKDAELYDLKGWNYGKHIMK